Within Populus trichocarpa isolate Nisqually-1 chromosome 6, P.trichocarpa_v4.1, whole genome shotgun sequence, the genomic segment ATCATCTTAGTTAGAATGGAAACTTACTCTAACACTTAATAATTATTCTATAAATTTCCAGTTGAAGGATCCTGtctgtgtttttcattttaaacagACTTGTAATTTCAAAATTTGCAATTGTTTTGTAATAGGTGCGAAATGTTATGATTGAGAACATTGACAAAGTTTTGGAGAGAGGTGATCGCTTGGAATTGCTGGTAGATAAAACCGCCAACATGCAAGGAAACACCTTCCGTTTCAGAAAGCAAGCTCGTCGTTTCAGCAGCGCAGTATGGTGGAGAAATGTCAAGCTCACGTATGTTCTCCAAAGGAATTGTTGTTGATGTCTAACTACATGCATGAATGTATTTCAAGAGTTTCTTTCAGCATTTACCCACTTGAAACCAGAGATACTTGAATTTCTTGCTCActgactaattttttttgcgTCTCGCAGGGTTGCTTTGATTTTACTACTACTAGTGATTATCTACGTTGTGCTGGCCGTTGTATGCCATGGAGTTACACTGCCTACATGCCGAAAGTAAAGAGCAACTTTTGAGTGAGATCTGGTGTGCTATGtgcttgcatttttttattaattaattaatttttctcagTAAAGAGCAACTTTTGAGTGAGATCTGGTGTGCTTTGtgcttgcatttttttattaattaatttatttttctcagtaCATGGGTTTTTCTGTTTGAAATTTCTCTCCTCGGAGTTGTATTAAATTTCTTCTTTCAAGCAATGTGAAATACTTGAATTATCCGGGCCTGTGCTCGCACTTCTTGTTAACAGACTGCCCTTGTGGAAACAAAGTGATGCAGGCTGTATGTTTATTGAAGCATGTGATTGATATAATAGTTATTTGAGTACCAATATTTTTGTGAATCTTTTCAGCTAAGGTATAATTATACATGTCTCTTGTTTCCTATGTCAAAAAAGCCCTTCATGTGTGTGCTGCTTTCAGTATTATCGACGGGAAGGGAGAGGGGAGGCGCCTGTCAAGTTTCCAgaatcttgtttatttttcttctctgatTCCATTCAGAAAGATGCATCTTCTGTGGAATGAAGCTTGACATATTTTGCCATCGTTAAGAAACTAAGGGAGACTAAGCAGGAGCttaatatataagaaaacaCACTGGAAACTCCATCAAGGTATTTGCCCCATCACAAGGGAGACTTCTAAATTCTACTACATGTGCTAACCAATTTTGCAGCACATGTTCTTCATTTGCAAATATTTATACCCAGCCATTCATCCCTGAAGATTTCCACGTTATATCAATGAATCGTGCCGTCTTGGCCTCCTCGGttggaaggaaaaaatataaagaagccTTTCAGAGGTAATTCatggagtaaattggagatgaatagctaaaacattattttttttatattgttttttaaagaatattttttatttgaaaatgtactaaaataacaattttttaaaaaaaattattttaaatattaaaacattaaaataataataataataataataataataataataaaacaatccaATCACAATAACAAACCAATGGAAGTTGTACAAAGTGTAATTGGTGTCTTGCAAGAAGTTTCCTTGTTTGCCAATTCAAGGTGCATCTTTGTTGTGCCTTGAATTTATTTAAcgttgtaataataattattttttaaaatattttttattttaaaattcatcaaaataatatatttttaaatttatttttgatattagtatatcaaaacaataaaaaaatataaattttgagaaaacatcattcacaacacaaaaacaaacataggaaGGACTAGTTCAAACCCTTGTCCTGGAACTTGAACCTCCTGTGTAGTGCTGTTTGCATTGTGAACCAAGGCTATAGAACATGGCAAAAACATTCTCAATGACCAAACTAGAATAACGCTTGCCACAAGTTCAAAGAATCAAAGACATGGGAAACCTCGTATGAGATGCATATCTTCCACCAGTGGCATGAGAAGACAGTATAATAGACACCGCAAGAAGTTTTACAAATCGGCATTTTCTAATTTCTAGCTAGTTTCTACATATAGGAATTTACACCAAGTTGTCCTCTGCAAGATTGAATTTGTTCAACAACTCTTCCAGTTCTTGCAATGCAATCTTATAATGATCTGAAGACTCTGCTCCTACTTCCACAACTGGAATGGCATACCTATACAGAAGATTATGCCAGTAAATTGGGTTATCCACATCAACGTCACCGGAATTGTGATCTAGAAGACCCCTGCGCTTATAATCTTTGCCCCAACGTGGCAGAATGTAGCGAGAAGGGACTTCTTCCACACCATTATAATTAAGCACGTTCAAGGCGTGCCTACATAGATAACCTTTGTAATTGAACAAACAGCATATGCATCGGATATCTGCTTGACTTGTATCATATAAAACTTCAAAATGCCTAACCTCCTTCTCACTTCCTGCAACTTCAACTCGTTCTTTGACTATGTATGTTGCTATTTGTCCATTAACTCTCAGCTGTTTTGTGTTAAAACAAGAATACATCCCCTCAACTTCAGACTGGAACTTTCTAAAGATTTCTTTTGTATACACTTTGGAGAGCTGCACCTCAAAGTTGCATCTTGTTTTCAACTCGTAGCTTGAATTTGTGGACTCCAGATCTGCCATGGCTTCTTTCATGTGTTTACGGTGTAGGGCGAGATCATACTTATCTACAAATTCCTTAAACGATGTATGCTTATGTACATAACCATCAAAAAAGGCATTCAAGCTCTCATCTTCTTGGATGGGGATCATTCCCACAAAAAATATGTCCTTTAAGTAGACTGGAACCCACGCTTGTCTTTCTTTATACAACGTTTGAAGCCATTTATTATCACCAAGACCATGGCACTTGATCATGTCAGCCCAAGAAGTTTCAAACTCAGCTATCTTTAGGGAATTATAGACAGCTTTATTTAATTGTCTTTTGATGGCTTCATATCCCTGCAACCCTCCCAACCTCTCTGGAACTCTCTGGGTGATACAACACACATTGTAACAATGACGAGCATTTGGGAAAACCTCAGATACTGCACTTTGCAAGGGTTTGTTTTGGTCAGTAATGATAACCTGTGGAAGATGCCCTTGCATGCACTTGATCCATGCCCTGAAAATCCAGACAAAATATTCCATAGACTCGTGTCCAAGGAAGCCACATCCCAGTAACACAGATTGTCCATGGTGGTTCACACCAACAAATGAAATAAGAGGTATCTCATACCTGTTTGCCAGGCATGTTGTGTCAATTGTTACCGTGTCACAAAAGAAACCATATGCAACCCTGGACCTAGCATCAGCCCAAAACACATTCCTCAGGCGCCCCTCGTCATCGAGATCCATTAAGTAAAAGAAGTTAGGATTTGTCAACTTCATGCGACAGAAGTAGTTATATACTGCAAGTGCATCTCCTTCTTTGAGTTCCAAATGTTTGAAGTGATCAACATGATCAACATGCCCCCTTTCATCAACATTTAAGTACACATTACACCCAGTATTCATGAGAGCTCTACGATGCAACCTGATAGTGTGTACTTCGGTGACAGGCTCTGGTGGTGGTTGTGCTTTTTTGGCTGCAAGAATCATCCGTTTATGAGACTTATAAAACCTTTTGATTTGAGGATTCACCGGATGATTATGTTCAAGCTCAACATCAACTATTCTCCATCTTTTAGAGTCCACTAGCCTAATGACGACCATTGCAGGACAGCCAGTTCTTGTTTCCGGTCTTGGATTGTTTGCTTCACTCTTTTTCTTAAAACCTGCACTACTGCAACTAAGTTTCGCTCTATAACGTTCTTTTCTCTTTGACCTGAACCAAGAGTTGCTCACTCTAATGCCAAAACCTTGTTCCTTGGCATAAACATTGTAAAAATCATAAGCTTCATCAAAAGAATCAAACTCCAAACCCACGGTCGGTTCTGGTCGTTCTTTCTTCGAACAATTTTCACCAGTTTCATCATCACATCCCACTGCACTGCTGTCTCCCTCAACTTCATAGTCATCGCCTTCGTCAAACACCGGCTCACTATTCAAACAAACTTCTTCCATCTgaccacaaaataaaaaaaaacactaatttgcAACACATGCATACCAAGTATCATGGATAggataaaaaacaatgttgacAACCTTAAATATCAAGTTTCACATTGAAAGGCCAGACAGGACCATAAACAGTAATTTCATCAAAATGAACATATTAACTACCACCAATAAACTAATTATAGCATCCTTTGCTTGCTTATTTTCCAAGCACAATCTGGTCTGTTGTAACAAGTGTAGCCCAAGTTAAAAGGATTACATTACAAAACATGCTTAATACTTAAGATGCTTAGCAGAAAATATGTCAAGCAGTGTTATCCAGTCCTTAGGAAACATACTTCACATTTAAGATTCTTGTTAAATAGTCTCAATTTTTTTACAGATATGATCAATTgaaaccctaaaagaaaagaagattgatTTTTTAGCTCTAAAAAATGAGCTGCGAATTGAAATTGAAGGGGAATTTTGGAGGATCTTACAGTGATTACTGAGTCAGGCAGCAATCGACGGTGAATACATAGGAGTGAGTTCTGTCCGAGTTGGCGTTGAAGGAAAGTGTGCGAGTCACACTCGGGCTTACAGAGGTTTCGTTGATCTTTCGACTCTGGAGAACGACACGTGGGGCCTGAAAAGGCTATAAATATACAACCAGTGTTTTTTCTCTGGTAATTGTGTTTTTTCGCTTTTCGGTCCTGTAGTTTGCAAATTAGCAGAGTGTGTGTGTTTCCacctttgtttatttatgtggtGTGGCGGAGCTAATAAATTTTAGTTCGGGGATAaattaggggaaaaaaaaaattaggagggGCAAaatttaatcttcttttttgttttagagctaaaaatctaatttttcaaagagggattgaaaaacaaaaaaatcttgcaGCCCCCCTAGTTTTGCCACTGGATGTAGTGTAACGTCATACCGtctatattttatcttaattataaatttaaaaatatttagttaattaatatacagttagttaaaaaaaaattataatttataattttttaaaacctatttttttcaaagtgcaACATTAAAAACTACTACAAACACACACTCCATGACACTTTACCATTTGTATTgatcaattttaaaactatttattgtttaacataaaataataaatatataatatgttaatattgaaatatttatatattatattaaattaaaaaaatataaatattttacatgtgcatatatatgatataaattataccTTCAGCTAAGTTTGAAGCATGTTTAAAGTTAAATTTAACagtatttatgaaaattaaatataaaataaattatttattcggATTAGCAAGAgttagtatttatttatataaaataaattaaacacttTATTATCAACTAATAAATTTCCATTTTTGGTGCAAACACTTTCATTTAACACCATCCTAGATATTACCTCACATCGGGGGTTTCCTCTCTCCATATCTCAAGTTCGAATATGAAAGCTAGCCTAtgatactttatgtttttttaaaaaaaaacctttcatttTACACGATCTCAAAGTGCAGCAAAGCCCAATCACTAATAAGCCCTTGTGTCAATTGGGTATGCATTTGATTAAAGGGATTaagttattatttgtttttatgttttaaaagtatatttttaaaaaattaaattatttttatttttttactttaaattaatatatttttggtatgtttagattattttgatgcgttgatatcaaaaataatttttaaaaaataaaaaatattattttgatacattttttttaatgaaaaacactttaaaaaacaactgtaaatccacaaccacactcccaaacaagcAAGAGATAAGAAAgcgatataaataaattttgaagtattttttatttataaatatattaaaataatattttttattttttaaaattcattttaatacaaccacataaaaaaaatttaaaatacacataaaaaataaactaaaaaaattaatttgagggaaaaaaaaactgtagcCCGCTTAGGCTAGGCTATTCCCTCCGGTTAGTGAATGCTAAGTAAAAAACTGAATCGTCATGATTTTCAGTCATTCCGTTAACGTCACACACATATGATAGGATAGGAGAATCATCATCATCGCCTATGGATAGAGTCACATTGATATTAGCTAATCCCTGACGTggtccaattaaaaaaaaaggaaaaaaaaccaacatggaATTTCTGAATCCTTCCTTTAAATGGATCatcattctgttttttttttcctcagaGGCAATCTCTAATTAGAAAATTCCAAACAttctaaatttcaataaaatcacAACCATAACCCTTCAATCGAATTAGACCATGTTGTGGGAAATTAATTATGGTGGCCGGGAAGAATCTAATAATATTCCCactgttaaaatatataagaaataaagagatttctTGTGCTGCTAATCTTGTTAAGGATTATTCGTAAATGATTAAAc encodes:
- the LOC7471602 gene encoding protein FAR1-RELATED SEQUENCE 6 isoform X2; translation: MEEVCLNSEPVFDEGDDYEVEGDSSAVGCDDETGENCSKKERPEPTVGLEFDSFDEAYDFYNVYAKEQGFGIRVSNSWFRSKRKERYRAKLSCSSAGFKKKSEANNPRPETRTGCPAMVVIRLVDSKRWRIVDVELEHNHPVNPQIKRFYKSHKRMILAAKKAQPPPEPVTEVHTIRLHRRALMNTGCNVYLNVDERGHVDHVDHFKHLELKEGDALAVYNYFCRMKLTNPNFFYLMDLDDEGRLRNVFWADARSRVAYGFFCDTVTIDTTCLANRAWIKCMQGHLPQVIITDQNKPLQSAVSEVFPNARHCYNVCCITQRVPERLGGLQGYEAIKRQLNKAVYNSLKIAEFETSWADMIKCHGLGDNKWLQTLYKERQAWVPVYLKDIFFVGMIPIQEDESLNAFFDGYVHKHTSFKEFVDKYDLALHRKHMKEAMADLESTNSSYELKTRCNFEVQLSKVYTKEIFRKFQSEVEGMYSCFNTKQLRVNGQIATYIVKERVEVAGSEKEVRHFEVLYDTSQADIRCICCLFNYKGYLCRHALNVLNYNGVEEVPSRYILPRWGKDYKRRGLLDHNSGDVDVDNPIYWHNLLYRYAIPVVEVGAESSDHYKIALQELEELLNKFNLAEDNLV
- the LOC7471602 gene encoding protein FAR1-RELATED SEQUENCE 6 isoform X1 gives rise to the protein MEEVCLNSEPVFDEGDDYEVEGDSSAVGCDDETGENCSKKERPEPTVGLEFDSFDEAYDFYNVYAKEQGFGIRVSNSWFRSKRKERYRAKLSCSSAGFKKKSEANNPRPETRTGCPAMVVIRLVDSKRWRIVDVELEHNHPVNPQIKRFYKSHKRMILAAKKAQPPPEPVTEVHTIRLHRRALMNTGCNVYLNVDERGHVDHVDHFKHLELKEGDALAVYNYFCRMKLTNPNFFYLMDLDDEGRLRNVFWADARSRVAYGFFCDTVTIDTTCLANRYEIPLISFVGVNHHGQSVLLGCGFLGHESMEYFVWIFRAWIKCMQGHLPQVIITDQNKPLQSAVSEVFPNARHCYNVCCITQRVPERLGGLQGYEAIKRQLNKAVYNSLKIAEFETSWADMIKCHGLGDNKWLQTLYKERQAWVPVYLKDIFFVGMIPIQEDESLNAFFDGYVHKHTSFKEFVDKYDLALHRKHMKEAMADLESTNSSYELKTRCNFEVQLSKVYTKEIFRKFQSEVEGMYSCFNTKQLRVNGQIATYIVKERVEVAGSEKEVRHFEVLYDTSQADIRCICCLFNYKGYLCRHALNVLNYNGVEEVPSRYILPRWGKDYKRRGLLDHNSGDVDVDNPIYWHNLLYRYAIPVVEVGAESSDHYKIALQELEELLNKFNLAEDNLV